ACCCCTCATCCCCACCGCACCCCAGGACTCGAATCTAAGGGAAGGCAGATGCTTACCCAGGATGAGCTCGCTCGGGTGAACCAGACCATCTGGGATTTCTGGGGAAGGTAGTGTGGAAAGAGCAGagcttttggagtcagacaccTGTGCTCCCGGCTGtgagacctcaggcaagtcattcTTGAGAacccagcttcctcatctttaagaTGGCTTTACCATCCCGTCTGTAGGGAACTATGAGGATGATATAAGCCACACCTGGTACTCAACAAATTtcactcctttcctttcctttccccagtGAAGTGTAGTtgaaaaaaagctttcaaaacaTTGGTGGGGGTGAGAAATGATAAAAGGGGTGGCTAGGGACTAGAGGCCCAGAAACCAGGACACCAGTCATGAACCAGGTCCAGCTCAGAAAGTGTGGCCACAGGTGCAGTATGGAGCACAATCCACCACGGGGGCACCGGGCTTAGCCTTCAGACCACGTGATTACACAGGAAGGGAGGCCTTTTCAACCTAGTGTTTAAAGACACACGGCAGGGAAAGCGTTCTGGTTATTTTTAGTTAAAGAAAAACAGCCTTTTCCAAGAGCAACAAAGTGAACTCAAAGTCAGAAGGAAacagggtgtgtgggcttctcacaaTCTCTTGCTCTGTAAACCTGGATGGGATTTTCCTCCTGGAAAATCAGGTGCGACTGGCCAGCAGAGGGATGACTTTGGTGGGGCAGGTGGAGCTGCAGCCGGGTTGGTCTGAGAGGGCTCTAAGAGGACTTCCATGTCAGTTGACACGATTAACGCTATTATTCTTGAGGGGCATTAAATTAAGGAATGACGCAGGGAGCCAAGAGAGCGGCTTATTCGGTTGGATTCTGAATCACAATCAGGAAATAGTCTTTATctgcaaaagaggaaaaatgaaaaaacaaatcactaaatgtaaaatgggagaaaaacacACCACAAAGCCAATAAATCATTAAATCACCAACTGTAAAATGGTGGTGGGGCAGAGAGGGATAAAAAGCATCAATACTCAGGCTGCTTCCAATTGCGGGAAAACAGAAGATAAACTTGCAAATTTCCTGTGGGGGCTTCTGCACATGTGGCTGCCGCGAAGCGGGGCCCTCACCCTACCCAGCAGTGGTGCTAGGCAGTGcatcctcatttctttctttctttctttttttatttggctgcgtcaggtcttagttgcggcatgagggatctttgttgaggcgtgcaggatctttccttgcggcgtgtgggcttctctctagttgtggcatacgggtttttctcttgttgaggcatgtgggctcagtacttgtggtgtgtgggcttagctgccctgcagcatgtgggatcttagttccctgaccagggttcgaacccacgtcccctgaattggaaggaggattcttaaccagtggaccaccagagaagtccccgcATCCTTATTTCTAATCTTCCCAGTACCAACAGGGAGGTAGGATTATCACGTTTTTTTGGGTAGGGAAACTCAGGTTCAAGGTTTCCTacagcaatggttctcaaactacAGGGTGTCGGAATCACTTGGAAGGCTGTTTAAAACAACACTGCTGGTCCCACCCCCAGGGCTTCGgactcagtgggtctggggtggagcccgagaatttgcatttttaacaagtgcccgggtgatgctgatgctgcaggTTCTGGAAGAACCACTAGTTTAAGGTTACCCAGCTAATTAGTATCAAAGATGGAATTCTAACCTCAACCCCGCTAGTCTTGGGTTAATGTCAGTTCTGTCATAAGTTCAGTTGCTAGCTTTCCAGAGCCTTCTGGAGTAGAAAATTTCAAAGGCACCAGGTCAAAGGGGTCCAAAGCTACCTGAATTTCAGCTCTGGGGATCCAGCCAGTCAGAAGGAATGTCCATCATGAAATCATAGCAAATCCAAGTCCTCTGGGGTGAGCCTGACTGCCTCTcactttataaaagaggaaataggagAAGCGGGGTGTTTCAGCTTTGCCCACTTAATAATCAAACTGCAAACATTCACCAAGGCTTCCACGTGCTGGCTCTGGGTCAATCACTTCTCATACAGCACCTCAATGAATCCTTGAATCACTCTATGAGGCAGGGCCCAGTGCTTTCTCATTTTTACTAATGAGAacactaaggctcagagaattaaatgacttgcccaagccAAGGCAAACTTGCCAGGTGGGGTAGCGGGGTTTGACTCAGATGCTGAATGCCTCTGGTCTGCCCCCTGCTGAACATGTGAAAAATGGCAGGACCTTGGCCATGTCTGCTTTGTGTCTGTTCAGATTCAAGCCTAAAGCTTGCTTCTTCCCATGACGATGGACATCTGGGAACGAACAGATATTATATGACTAAGTTTCATGGCTAAGCAATCTGTGTAAGTGAAAAATcactaataaaaacagaaataattaacaAGCCACCgataaaactgataaaaacaGATACTATTAGCAATATCAGTGTCTTTTCTTCCAAATAATCAAGCTCTACATTCAATAATAGCACTCCCAGTGCTTTGTGGGAAGCAGTGTGTTAAAGCTTGATTACACTGTGTTAACTCAGCTGTTCCAGAGCAGACATTCTTGGAAGCTTTAAGCCAAGAGATGCTGTCCACGGAGAGTTTGTCGACTTGGAGACCACATAATTTGTCCTTGCTTCACATTGTGAGCTTCCAGGTGGGGCACAAGGTCTGCTCTGATTTGGAGGGTTGGTAGCCTAATTTTTAGGGGAGTGGAGGTTTGTCTGTAATCACACAGCATGAAGTCTTGGGAGGGATGTGAGTTCAAATCTGATTCCAAGCCTTTCTGCCCAAACTCGTGCCAACATACTCAACCAGATGAAGCATCTCAGAATACCAGAGCAGTACCGGCCCCTACTAGacactttacagatgtggaaacagaggtTCGGAGGAGTTCTGTGATTTGCTAAAGGTCATGCTCGTAAGAGGTGAAGCCGGGAAAACAGATGCTGTGCCTGCtgcagtctattttctctgacaGAATCAGAGACCTCATCATTGGTTGGCATGAGATGCATTAGACAGTGATTAAATTGATAAACAGTGTATGTATGTTTTTGGAATAAATGACTCTGAAGTTATCCTAGGTTCTTATTTGTGACTGACctgctctgtccccacccctctAGGGAGTGTCCCCAGGAGACTGTGGGCCCCTGTGACTGGCTCTATGGGTCTCTCCTTCACATCCTTCCAAGCAGCTCAACTGGACCCGAACAGGCCTGGGAACAGAACCAATATTGCTCTGCTGCAAGGAGTGGTTGACCGCCATCAAATACCTCAGAATTCTGCAGCCAGCCTCCTCGCCATCTGTGTTGCAAAGCCCAGGGGCAGTCAATGTCCcagcctccccactgccctcttTCATCCAGGCCCCCAATGACAATCCTATCACCTCCTGCCTTAAAAAACCTCTGCTCACAGGGTCAAGTCCATGCAGCTGAGTTTGGCGTTTGAGGCCCCTTCTAAACTGGACCaaacgtatcacctcacactccTTCCTACACATATCCTGATGCCCTAGACAAGCTGCACTGCAGCCGCCTCCATCACCATGTGCACATTTAACTCAGGCACACTCAACCACGGGGCTCAGCCAAAAAGGAGATGGAGGGGGAGAAGTAACTGCAAAAACAGTCCTGGAGGATCTGTCTACCACTCCAGGCCGTGTGTGTGAGTGAGgtgaggcagggcagggcaggtggcCCTGCTGTCCCTCCTGTGGTCCCAGTCCTCATGGGCTCCTCCCACGGTAAGCATCTCATCACCCTGAGAATGATCCTAAGACCTAAGACAGGTATTGTTTGCACCACACAGTCCCCAAGTGCAAGCCAAGCACTTCACGTGAAACAAAAGCAGCAATCTCTTCCAGTGCTGGAGGAAGGGCTGTCTGTATGGGGTCCAGAGAAATAGGACTATCGTTTGGAAGTGGgcaaattaacattttttcaagGATAAAATAGTGCATGGTGTTTTTGCCTCACACTTTGGTTTAGAAGCGctgaattcctttttcttcaaGCATAGCTTTCCCACTCCCGGCACCCCCAAGCCCCACCCTGCTTGCTTACTCTTCACCTGTGCCCTCAAGACTCAGCTCAAGTgctccctcctctgggaagcctttgcTGACCGCCACAAGCAGCCACAAGCAGCCCTAATCACACCCTCCTCTATGTTCCCAAGTGCTCCTTGAATTCCCCCACATCAAGGTGAGGATTACACTGTGATATGCTTATATGTCTCTCTCCCCCATGAGAACATAATTCCCCGCTGTGGCCTAGAACCCAGGACGGGGTCTGGCCTAGAGTCACTGTGAATGAGTATTTGTTGGGGATGCCAGCTGGAGACAGGCCAGGCGGTGAGGCAATCAAATCTGTACCTTCTGCTCTTCAGGCCTTTCTGTGGAACCTATGGAGACACCCATGTGCTAAGCCGTCCTGATAGCTACAGAGCACGCACTGTGAGGGTCTGCTCCTAAGTGGGGATGTGGAAGACCCCTTACCTGGTGCAaccataatttcatttttcttggagcGAATTCGAAGGAAGGTGAGGTCATTCTGGGGGTCAATTTCACGCACGGTGCTCCGGGCCTTCAAGATGAAGTTGTGCATGAGGTTGGCGTACTGTGTGGTGGTGGGATTGTCCATGGTGCTCTTGATGGGAATGCctgaggggagaggagacagagactGAGCAGAACATTGGGGTCCCTTTCTGCCCAGCTCTTAGCCCCACACCCATAATTCTAGAGTCTAGACTGGCAGTTAACAGTCAAAGCCCACTATTTACTGAAAGCTTGACAGGCAagtgttgagcacttgaaatatgtcaACACCAGTCCCCAGAACTACTCTAAGGGCGGAGTCACCATCTTTACTTGCCAATGAGGCAACAGAAACTCTGAGCGGTGAGGTGGCCTGCCTgtggtcacacagcaggtaaagAGAAGCAGTGGGGTCAGGATTCAAACGCAGGCCTGTTGGCTCCACTGCCAGGCTCCTTTCACAGGGCCACATCGTACTGGCTGGTTTCCAGCAATAGAAGGAGAGACTATCATTCGTAACACTTAGAACAGAAACAAGGAGAATACCTCCTACAAATCTGTAAATACTAAAAAGTAGATAGAAGAAGAAAGGTCAGCCCATGTCAAGATAGAACCATCACTGGTGTTTTGCTCCAGTTCCCACCAAGGAAGGCTTAGGgcccagttattattattattttttaaaatttatttatttttaatttatttttatttttggctgcattgggtctctgttgctgcgtgcgggctttctatagttgcagtgagcgggggctactcttcattgcggtgtgtgggcttctcattgtggtggcttctcttgttgtggagcacgggctctaggcacgcggacttcagtatttgtggctcgcgggttctactgcgcaggctcagtagttgtggcgcacgggcttagatggtccgcggcatgtgggatcttcccggaccagggctcgaacccgtgtcccctgcattggcaggcggattcttaaccactgcaccaccagggaagcccagggcccaGTTATAAACACACTGTCTATACACATGACTGTGCCCACAATTTAAAGCCTGTTTCTCTGTCTGCAAACACCCTTGTAAACAGCATTGCTACTGCTTTCAATGAGCCCACAAGTGGCCATTCCACAGGGTTAATCATTCCCCTGTTGCTGGGTACTAAGGCTGGATTTTTTACTTAATTACTGTGCAGTGAACAACATCCTGCAACAAGCCTTTTCTGTTTTGAGGACTGCTTCCTTGCGATGAACTATTAAATGGACCTCCCTCACTGGAGAGTGCCTATTGTCATGGAGGTGAGGAAGAGGGCTCAGCTTGAGCCACCTCAGGCCACGACTGGGTCATAAGGTGCCTACGAATCACCGTAACATGTCAGCAGAAGGCTCCATCGATGAGGCCGAGTGCCCACGGCTGACAGGCCCTTGTGACAAATGTGGCCCAAGTGGCTCCCCACACATAAGTGGC
The sequence above is drawn from the Balaenoptera musculus isolate JJ_BM4_2016_0621 chromosome 15, mBalMus1.pri.v3, whole genome shotgun sequence genome and encodes:
- the DYNLRB1 gene encoding dynein light chain roadblock-type 1 produces the protein MAEVEETLKRLQSQKGVQGIIVVNTEGIPIKSTMDNPTTTQYANLMHNFILKARSTVREIDPQNDLTFLRIRSKKNEIMVAPDKDYFLIVIQNPTE